CGCTGGCGGTAGCGCTCCGGAGCTGGGCGACGCTCGCGCTGGTGGGGCTGGCGCTGGCATCGGTGGCGTGGTCGGCCGCCCCGGACCTCACGCTGCGCCGCAGCTTCGCGCTGCTGGGGACGACCGCCTTCGGCGTGCTCCTGGCGGAGCGGTACGACACGCGCCAGCTCCTCAAGCTGCTGGCCGTCACCTTTGGGATCGCGGCGGTGATGAGCCTCGCCTTCTCGGTGGGGCTGCCGTCGTACGGCCTGGACGAGGGCGAGCACGCGGGCGCCTGGCGCGGCATCTATCCGCAAAAGAACGGACTTGGGCAGACGATGGTCCTCGCCACCCTCGTCTTCTATCTCCTGCGGCCGCTCGTCACCGGCCCCGCGCGGGCGGCGGTCACGGGGATGATGGCGCTCTCCACCCTGCTGGTGCTCCTTTCGACCTCCAAGACGGCGCTCACCGCGCTGGCGGCGCTGCTGGCGCTGTCCGCGCTGTACCGCGCGCTGCGGTGGCACTTCACCATCGCGCTCCCCGTCCTGATCTCGGTGGTGCTGGTGGGCTCGGGAATCGCGCTCTGGCTGCTCAGCAACAGCGAGGAGATCCTCGTCGCCATGGGCAAGGACCCCACGCTTACGGGGCGCACGCCCATGTGGGAGGCGATCACCGCCAGCATCGCCGAGCGCCCGTGGCTGGGGTACGGGTACAGCGCCTTCTGGATGGGGAAAAACGGCCCTTCGGCGCGGGTGATCGAGGTGATCGAGTGGGTCACGCCGCACGCGCACAACGGCTATCTGGACGTCGCCCTGCAGGTCGGGCTCGTGGGGCTCGCCGTCTTTTTGGCCGGTCTGATCGCCGCCGTCCCCCGCGCGGTGGCCGGGCTGCGGGCCACGCCCACGGCGGACGGGCTCTGGCCGCTGGTGTTCCTCTCGTACATGGTGCTCTACAACTTCACGGAGACCACCCTGCTGCAGCAGAACAACGTGTACTGGGCCCTCTTCGTGGCCACCCTCTGCTCGCCCCTGCTCCACCCGGCGGTGCGCGGCCGCGTGGCGGGTGCCGTGGGGCCGCCGCGTGCGCCGCTCCCCCGCTCGTACGCGGGCGCGGCGTGATGGACGCTCCCACCTTTTCGGTGCTGATCGCCGCGTACAACCAGGCGGAGTACATCGAAGACACGCTGGACACGGTGGCGGCGCAGACGTGCGCGGACTACGAGATCGTCGTGGTGAACGACGGCTCCACGGACGACACCGAGGCGCGCGTGACGCGGTGGATGGAATCGTTCCAGCGGGAGCACGCCAACCGCGTCGTCTTCAGCACCACGGAGAACGGGGGCCAGTCGGCGGCGTTCGAGCACGGATTCTCGCTCTGCACGGGGCGCTACATCTGCCTTCTCGACTCCGACGACCGCTGGCTGCCGGAGAAGCTCGCCAGGGTGATGGACGTCGTCCGCGCCGACGGGGCCGCGGGGATGATCATGCACCCGCTGTACGTGATCGACGTGGAGGGGCGCCGCACGGGCGACGTGCGGCCCAAGCGCGCCAAGATCTCGGAGGGCGACGTACGGGAGGAGGTCCGCCGCACCTCGCGGCACGTGGCCCCCGCCACCACCGGAATCGTGATCCGCGCGGACGTCTTCCAGCGGCTCGTGCCCACGCCGGCGCGGGGGTTCCGCACGCACGCGGACCTCTACCTGACGCTGGGCGCCTGCCTGGAAGCGCCCGTGCGCGCGATGGACGAGCCGCTCGGCGAGTACCGGATGCACCCCAACGGGCAGCACGTCCGCGCCATGCTCTCGCCCGAGGGGCTCGGCCGGTACGTGGAGCTGCAGACGACGCTGATCCGCCACTTCGGGCTGGAGAGCGCGGCGAAGCGCAACTCGTACTTCGTGCGGCACGAGTTCGCCCTGTCCAAGCTCCGCGGCGCCCCCGGCGAGCAGATTTCCACCTACCGGCAGCTGATGGGCGCCACCTGGCGCGACTCGTCGTTCGGGGTGAGGGACAAGGTGCTCTTCTCCGGATACTGGACGGTGTGCCTTGCCGCCCCGCGCCCCCTGTTCTCCAGGCTGTGGCGCGCCTTCCAGCTTCGGCAGACGGGCTTCGACAGGATCGGCCTCGAGGCCACCCCCGAGAGTGGAATCTGATCCCATCTCAACAGACGATAACAATCTTGAAAGGATCAAGATGTCACGCGAAGGCGCGAAGACGCGAAAGAAAGACACGGAAGTACTTTCTTTGCGCCTTTGCGCCTTCGCGTGAGACCATTTCCTCCGATGCACACGGATTCGTGAGAAACGGCTCGACCCACCCGTGACGGACCAGCCCGGACCCGCCGCTCCGCCGCGCCTCACGCTGGCCGGAGTACCCATCGACGCGTGCACCGGCGGCGAGGCGGTGCGTCTCATCGTCGATCACGCCACCCGGGCGGGGCCGCCGGCGTACGTGGTGACCCCCAACGCCATGCACGTGGTGATGCTCCAGGAGATGGAGAGCTTCCGCCGCGTGTACGACGAGGCCTGGCTCTCGCTGGCCGACGGGATGGCGGTGGTGTGGGCGTGCTCGGTGCTGGGCACCCCCGTACCCGAGAAGGTGAGCGGGAGCGACCTCTTCCCCGCCCTGTGCGGCGCGGCGGCGGACGCGGGGGCGAGCGTCTTCTTCATGGGCGGGCGCCCCGGCGCGGCGGAGGGCGCCGCGCGCGTCCTGACGGCGCGGCACCCGGCGCTGCGCGTGGCCGGCACGTACTGCCCGCCGATGGGCTTCGAAAAGGATCCCGCCGAGAACGCGCGGACCCTCGCCGCCGTGCGCGCCGCCGCTCCCGACATCCTCTTCGTGGGCCTGGGCGCTCCCAAGCAGGAATTCTGGATGCACGCCCACCACCGCGAGCTGGGCGTGCCCGTCTCGCTG
This genomic interval from Longimicrobium sp. contains the following:
- a CDS encoding O-antigen ligase, translated to MNTASRMAVERHASTFAPRPRHPRRAAIEDALALALRRAEGLFGVVGIFLFSGALVPLLLSKSGVDLSSGDGGNFLLRGIYSCIYAGSLFLVAVRWRRSLAVALRSWATLALVGLALASVAWSAAPDLTLRRSFALLGTTAFGVLLAERYDTRQLLKLLAVTFGIAAVMSLAFSVGLPSYGLDEGEHAGAWRGIYPQKNGLGQTMVLATLVFYLLRPLVTGPARAAVTGMMALSTLLVLLSTSKTALTALAALLALSALYRALRWHFTIALPVLISVVLVGSGIALWLLSNSEEILVAMGKDPTLTGRTPMWEAITASIAERPWLGYGYSAFWMGKNGPSARVIEVIEWVTPHAHNGYLDVALQVGLVGLAVFLAGLIAAVPRAVAGLRATPTADGLWPLVFLSYMVLYNFTETTLLQQNNVYWALFVATLCSPLLHPAVRGRVAGAVGPPRAPLPRSYAGAA
- a CDS encoding glycosyltransferase; translation: MDAPTFSVLIAAYNQAEYIEDTLDTVAAQTCADYEIVVVNDGSTDDTEARVTRWMESFQREHANRVVFSTTENGGQSAAFEHGFSLCTGRYICLLDSDDRWLPEKLARVMDVVRADGAAGMIMHPLYVIDVEGRRTGDVRPKRAKISEGDVREEVRRTSRHVAPATTGIVIRADVFQRLVPTPARGFRTHADLYLTLGACLEAPVRAMDEPLGEYRMHPNGQHVRAMLSPEGLGRYVELQTTLIRHFGLESAAKRNSYFVRHEFALSKLRGAPGEQISTYRQLMGATWRDSSFGVRDKVLFSGYWTVCLAAPRPLFSRLWRAFQLRQTGFDRIGLEATPESGI
- a CDS encoding WecB/TagA/CpsF family glycosyltransferase — protein: MTDQPGPAAPPRLTLAGVPIDACTGGEAVRLIVDHATRAGPPAYVVTPNAMHVVMLQEMESFRRVYDEAWLSLADGMAVVWACSVLGTPVPEKVSGSDLFPALCGAAADAGASVFFMGGRPGAAEGAARVLTARHPALRVAGTYCPPMGFEKDPAENARTLAAVRAAAPDILFVGLGAPKQEFWMHAHHRELGVPVSLGIGVSFEFVAGMVKRAPVWMQRSGLEWFHRLAMEPRRLWKRYAVTNPRFAALVLREYTRGGRPPAPPAPHDVSSPRGQ